Proteins from a single region of Pseudomonas fulva:
- a CDS encoding TetR/AcrR family transcriptional regulator: protein MAQSETVERILDAAEQLFAEKGFAETSLRLITSKAGVNLAAVNYHFGSKKALIQAVFSRFLGPFCTSLERELDKRQSKPGVTFSLEELLELLVEQALAVKPRSGNDLSIFMRLLGLAFSQSQGHLRKYLEEVYGKVFRRYMYLVHEAAPGIPPLELFWRVHFMLGAAAFSMSGIKALRAMAESDFGVDTSIEQVMRLMVPFLAAGMRSESGVTDPRLASAQLIPRHKGPPISKP, encoded by the coding sequence ATGGCGCAATCGGAAACCGTTGAACGCATTCTCGACGCGGCGGAGCAGTTGTTCGCGGAGAAGGGCTTTGCCGAAACGTCGCTGCGCCTGATCACCAGTAAGGCCGGGGTCAATCTGGCGGCCGTCAATTACCACTTCGGCTCCAAGAAGGCCCTGATCCAGGCGGTGTTCTCGCGCTTTCTCGGGCCATTCTGCACCAGCCTGGAGCGTGAGCTGGACAAGCGCCAGAGCAAGCCCGGCGTGACCTTCAGCCTCGAGGAACTGCTCGAGTTGCTGGTCGAGCAGGCCCTGGCGGTCAAGCCGCGCAGCGGCAACGATCTGTCGATCTTCATGCGCCTGCTGGGCCTGGCATTCAGCCAGAGCCAGGGCCACCTGCGCAAATACCTCGAAGAGGTCTACGGCAAGGTATTTCGCCGCTACATGTACCTGGTGCACGAAGCGGCACCCGGTATTCCGCCCCTGGAGCTGTTCTGGCGCGTGCACTTCATGCTTGGTGCGGCGGCGTTCAGCATGTCCGGCATCAAGGCGCTGCGTGCCATGGCCGAGAGCGACTTCGGAGTCGACACCTCGATCGAACAGGTGATGCGCCTGATGGTGCCGTTCCTGGCGGCCGGCATGCGCTCGGAGAGCGGGGTGACCGATCCGCGTCTGGCATCGGCGCAGCTGATTCCCCGTCACAAAGGTCCACCCATCAGCAAGCCCTGA
- the lexA gene encoding transcriptional repressor LexA encodes MIKLTPRQGEILAFIKQCLEDNGYPPTRAEIAQALGFKSPNAAEEHLKALARKGAIEMTPGASRGIRIPGFEPNQEEEDGLPVIGRVAAGAPILAQQHIEEACRINPDFFRPKADYLLRVRGMSMKDIGIIDGDLLAVHTTSEARNGQVVVARIDDEVTVKRFKREGNTVWLLAENPEFAPIEVNLEEQDLVIEGLSVGVIRR; translated from the coding sequence ATGATCAAGCTGACGCCCCGCCAAGGCGAAATTCTCGCCTTCATCAAGCAGTGCCTGGAAGACAACGGCTACCCGCCAACCCGCGCGGAGATCGCTCAGGCCCTGGGCTTCAAGTCGCCCAACGCGGCCGAAGAACACCTCAAGGCCCTGGCACGCAAAGGCGCCATCGAGATGACCCCGGGCGCCTCCCGCGGCATTCGCATTCCGGGCTTCGAGCCCAACCAGGAAGAGGAAGACGGGCTGCCGGTGATCGGTCGCGTCGCCGCCGGTGCGCCCATCCTGGCGCAGCAGCATATAGAAGAGGCCTGCCGGATCAACCCGGACTTCTTCCGCCCCAAGGCCGACTACCTGCTGCGCGTACGCGGCATGAGCATGAAGGACATCGGCATCATCGACGGTGACCTGCTGGCGGTGCATACCACCAGTGAAGCGCGCAACGGCCAGGTGGTGGTGGCGCGCATCGACGATGAAGTGACGGTCAAGCGCTTCAAGCGCGAAGGCAATACCGTGTGGTTGCTGGCGGAAAACCCGGAGTTCGCGCCGATCGAGGTGAATCTCGAGGAGCAGGACCTGGTCATCGAAGGTTTGAGTGTCGGCGTCATCCGCCGCTAA